The segment AATCTAATTAGCAATATACCTAGTCTTACTGAGACAAAGTGGTCAAGATTTCAATTTGTTGTAGGTTGTTAACTACTGAAGTTCACAATTTGGTTGAGTGCCACAAACACACCCATCATTGTCATGATATGGAAAAGATTCAATCATTCAAAGGTTTGATACCTGGATCATGTACCATGTACATCGCCAAGCTGCCTTTGAGAAGACAGGTGCCATCATTTCCACCCATCTGCAtagaaagattttattttttttattttgcaacaTAAACACTGTGTacttcttcttgttcaattaaaaaaaatcttttccaaCAAAAAGGCTACTCTTCTGCAACaaaattcacaattataatgatattgCAATTACAAACTACAGAGTTGGTCATTATTTAAGATTTACCCTGTGCACGGAGGTAAAGTGCTATTGTTATAACACCTTCCGTTGCCTTTGAGCTTCAATATTTTCCTGTTGAAAAATCAACCTAAAAGAGTTAAGATAGAAGTCTATCCACCATCCACAACTAATTTCCTGAAATGAAAAGCATCTATACTGGACAATCATACAGTACAATAATAACAACCACAGATTACAAGGACTTCTCTTCTAGAAGCCTAGGCTCCCTTCTTCGATAAATATCCTATCTCCTATGGATTCATGATGCACACATACGTAAAGCCATCACAATGAGAAGAAAATAGACTTCATTGCTAAAAGCACAATGGAGTCAGAATTGTCAGTCTGCATGATGAAGCTGAGCCAAACAGATTATGATGATTCTCTAATTCCTATAACACCCTGGAATAATTTTCAGTGTTGGCACGCTACCAAACCTTAAAGAGCCTTGGACCTATTATTTTGAATTCTCATAGACAGGTAGAAGTAAGCATTAGAAGATTAAATGACTGCACCTTTACAGATATTccaattatttaaaacaatctGACCAGGGAAAAGAACAGCCCAAACAGAAGGAAGAAATTTTAAGAAGAGAAGAAATACTTCACATCTTAAGAGTCACCTTCATTACCACAAATTCACAATGGTTGATTACTGGATAACCTAGAAAAGTAGGTAGCTGAAACAGAATTGGATTGgttcaagcaaaatttgtgtTTGATTCAACCAGTAATACTTTTACATTCTTAGTACTTTCAGCTTTGAGTGTGCTTGAAGGTCTTGGATAGTAACAATAAAAGCTCTTCACAAACAAAGATGCCAAgaagaattttattaaaatgttcGTATCCAAGTAAACTCCATTGCAATGCTCTTCATCTGCTTGACAGAATTTGATGGCATACAATAGCTAGAATGATCAGTGCAACCATTTAAATCATTCCAGAAAGGAATTTATTCTAATTTACACAAACCTGTGCACCCTGGAGTTCCTTGTACGTGAAGTAATTGGATTATGAATGGTTGATCTAGCAGGATCAAGTGCTGGCTGTGATACTTCTAGTCCCTCCTCTTTTACAATTGACAGATATCTGCAATGAATTCAACATGTGCGATACTTTTCATGAAATCACAATGCACAAAACCACTTGTAGTCCTattcaaaaaggaaaagaagaaagagaagtgcTCGTCAGCTTATATCACTAGGTATTTAAGATGTTTAACTTGTTTGACCTAAGTCAGCAAGGGCATTCAGTAGTGAAAAGACTCCTTTTCCATTACAACAAGAAAATAACATGCGCAACAGGAAAAATGCATCCAGACAAGGAGCTTTCACTGTTTTTGAGAATTTCACTAGACGTGCATATTTTACTCGTATGTTAAAAAGCATGGACACCATAACCATTGAAGATGGCCATCCAAGTAGTAGTTAGTACACATTGGGATACCGTTTTTAGGAAACAAAATGGAGACACAGTACCACTTTTCGTTTCCAAGAATGCTTACCGACTTGGATTAAAATTCTCTACTCCAAGGTCTTCATCCCAAAGAAATATGTAATTGTATTCAGCAACTATATCAGGATGCAGGAAACGCTTGGCAAACCACCTGTGCAATCAAAGTAACTGTTCATCTAAGGATGGATGGTATGAGATGGTATAAACAATACTTAAATACACACGTGCACATCAACATGAACAAATGCATGGCAGTGTGTCCTGCAAATGCATTGCCAATCTGTGTGCATATGACCAATTCCATTCATGATTCAAGGAAACATCAATTTGGGATGAATCAAGCTTaccattttgtttgatttactgCAGATACATGGATGGCACTGTCACTCCATGATAAATCTCTCCATTTGTCCACAACACCATCATAATGAAAAAGCATCACAACAAAATCACTTAAAGGAAACTGcaggaaaaatatatatatcaagtacAAATATGCACTAAATATTTGAACACCAACAATATATCAAgattggcagccacctttgtaaCAATTCGGTCCACTATTTCCTTTTGCTTTATTCCAACTGCAATTGCTAGCAAGCTCGCTGAAGGTTGTGGATTGTCCTGGAAAAAACAATGCCATACTCGATAAGGAAAGATGAGAAAGGTTTCCATCAGGGAATACAAGAAACCATTTCTGAAAGTTGATTCTGTCTAGTTCTGGACTACTAGAAGAAAATACTCATTTGGATTTTAAATCTACACCCACTTTACAAATTAAGTCAAAGACTACATTTCCAAATCAATCTAATGAAGACCATATCCTCATTTTTGAATGCCGTATGTACTCAAGTTCATGTGTCAAATCTTGTCTGAAAGAGCAGactaacctttttttaaaaaggaaaaaaaaacaattaactatGGTTTAAGATAGTATAAGTCAACACGGAGCATATTGGTTGTTTTTGCAATGGACAAATAAAACTTAGAATAGTTCATGTTATCCTATCCCTGGTCTATGATGCGATGTTAGATCTTCAATGTCTACCAAATCACGCTTCACATGTAAaggaacaaaataaaacttagaATAGTTCATGTTATCTAAaggaacaaaataaaacttagaATAGTTCATGTTATCCTATCCCTGGTCTATGATGCGATGTTAGATCTTCAATGTCTACCAAATCACGCTTCACATGTAAAGGAACAACACCATTACCCTTCTGAGTAATGTGATGCAAATGTAATTGCTATGAGCTAGAAAACTATTATATAAATGACCTGCAGAActtaaagattttgatgaaaatgAGGTTCCTTGCACCTAGTAACCAATCTGATGAACCTAATGTTCCTTCTCAAATATATTGAGCATCAGAATTGAATTTACTTACATCGTTCAAAGAAGAGCCCCATAAAGGCTGCATTTTATAGTTAGATTTCTCGTTAACTATGCCTTGAGGCAATGCCACACTTCCAGAAGGCCTGCAACGATCCTGAGcagaaaaaagatagaaatcATAAAGAAATTCAAGTCTTGATGAACCACTTTAAGATCTTTAAAATGTCTTTTCATTTCAAACTTTTTCTAAAAGAGACAAACCTTGCATTCATCAGATTTCTGCATCGCCTCAATCAATTTCCATGCATTCAGTCTCTGCATGGATGAATACCAGTAGAAGATCTTCTTGTAAGTATGTTTTAGATCATCTAAAAATCTGACACGTTCAAAACAAATCAAGGACAGGCTAGTAAAATTTCAATCACTTGAATCTTTTATGTCTAGAACAGCTTGGTTAGTCTCCAACTAGAGCAGACACACTATACTACATGAGTCTGCAAATGGACCAGATACAATTTCATTTTAAGATCACAGTTCAAGCCTGGATTTTCCGATACCAAAATCATATATCCCAGGTGCTTTCAATGCACATAACACCATTAATTCTGAACCTCATGGCAGTAACTTTCCAATTCAAATAAACTAGACAACAATTGCTAAAATACCCAGAAAACACCCCTTGCTTAATTTTCCAGTAACTTTCATAttaaatgaaagaaacaaatattGACAAGATAACCAGAAAATCCCCCTTGGTTAATTTTCCAGTGTTTCTGTTCATCCCAACATTTCATTCTTCATTACGTAATTTTATCTCTTCATTTAAAGGACAGTCTGTCATGTAGAAATTGACTGCCTTAACTAAAAGCACTAATCAAAATCAACTTCTAAAAAGAATCAATTGAATAGTGACTTTGTATGTGATGAAATGAAGGTAGAAACTCAGAAGAAAAGGCacttaaaatttcaagaacaaagCTAACATAAAATCATTCTTCTATTTGTAAATAAACCTCATTCAGGCTCTGCCCTAGAACATTAAAATCCTCTTAAAAGATCATGCCACCATCATTTcacaaaagtaaattttaacaaaacaccACCATAAGAGATACTTACTTCCTTGTACTGCTTCCCAACAAATGCAGAACCAACAAAGTAAATGCTACATATCATAGAAACTGCAATGAGGAGACTGCAGAGGCATGATCCTTTCTTAGGATCTGGTGGTGCAGAAGCCTGAGAAGGTAATGGAACATGAAAACTTATAATCTCATTTTGTTTCATGGGAACAGGGCTGTAAATGCCCATGCAAAGGAAAAGAGGTGCATAAAACAGAGATTCAGTTGATGAAAAAGTAGTTCTATAAGTCTGATAATCATAAACACTCTTCCAGgcatgtttgattttgtttcacGGGACCAGGGCTGTAAATGGCTGAGCAAAGCAAAAGAGGTGCGTAAAACAAAGATTCAGTTGATGAAAAAAGAAGTTCTACAAGTCTGATAATCATGAGCACTCTTCCAGGCATGTTTGATGCATTCACCAATATGCTTCTTAGAGGACAGTCTAACAATACAAACCTCAAAATTCTACCAAGTCAGCTTTAATATTAAGAAGCAAGACCAACCAAAATCATATTGAGGTTTGAGTGACCTCCGTTAATCTAATGAAGTAATTCACAGAAAGTCGACAacttaagagagagaaaagtcgACAACTAAGTCATGACCCGGGGAAAAAAAAGTCCACATAAAACCTAGATAGTCGACAACTTAAGAAAGCAGTCATCAATTCATTGACTCCCACCACTGACATATATAATGAAGTAATTcacagaaagaaaaataaaaatcacatctTGAGCTGATGTCAAGTAGGACATATAACTTCAAATCCAAAACTTAGTTTGTCTCAGGAAAACATCACATGTAATTTCACATCATCAACCAAACATTTTAGCAAACAATGAGAAACAGTGGTTCTAAACTCTAAATCAGTGGCTTAATTTCTAGACACTGCACCCGTAACCTTAGCATTGCACGTATTACTGTTGTGGTTTATTCCTCAACAATTTCTGTCAGAAACTGAATAGCTACACAAAGTATTTCTGTCAAGATTTCAAATTGTCTCACAATCAGTTATAGAAAAAGTTTAGAGAATTGAACACATAACTCTTTAAACTTCAATAAAGACAACAAGTCCTATGTGCAATCATTAAAATATAAGTCCCAATTCAAGCACCAAGACAATTTGAAAACAATGACctcttaccttttctttttaatataataaacgGCAACAACTTTGGCTAAAACTaagttaaagaaacaaaaataaataaataaataaagttctgCAGCAATAGAAATTCTAACTTGAAATGTTCTCCACTCAACCATGatataagagagagaaagtaaCACTCTAATAAATATTCTACATTTAAATCACAAATAATAAACCTGAGAgaccaaaatttttaaatctcTCTGCATCTCCTCTTTTTCTCAGCAACCAGACAAAAGGTCAAAGAAAATATGTTTCAATTTCCAAACAAAAGGGTCATCCATCCATTTCCATTTATCCCACCATAATTATGAtaaagtaaaacaaaacaaaattgactGCTTTAACCAAACCCGCCGGATAACATCAGCatccaaatataaaaatcaatcgaATCAGTGCTGATTGAGACTACTTGTCACAAAACAATCAATAGAAACATCTTGAGGTTCTGGTGACCTCTGAATATCTCCCATGCTATTTTGCCACCGCCGGAAAATAGAaagtagaaagaaaagaaaagccctCCTTCATAACCAAACAATCAACAACTTAAAGCGTTCAGAAAGCCATCCTCAAGACATAGACCAACCACTCATGAAATATTAACAAAGAATTCactgttggaaaaaaaaatcatatcttgaactATTACCAAGTAAAACAAACGGTCAGGTGGTGAAAGTAAGAAACAGGTCACAGACAACTTCATCTTGACAAAGTAGAAAAGAACTGATTTCCAAAGTTTAAACCCGTGTTGCAAATATCATCATTTCAATTATTTCTGATGAAAACTGAGCAGCTAAAGGCCATGACTTTtggttaaattttgaaattgtcACACGGATCAGTTATGGCACAAAGTTTAGACAATTGAACATATGAACGAACACTTTAAAGCTCTTCATGAGATTACAAGTCCTGTGAAGTAAATGTTCGAATTCAAGCATCCACTCCTTCCACGAAACTAAAGGAATAGAGAGGATTGCCAGCAAAACCTCTTCAATTATGGCTATAAAAGCAAGgtcttgttttattattattattattatttggaaagccaataaaataaattttgaacttgaaagttcaatttgatttcaaaaagagaataaaaatttgaaacgtTTTCCAAGGGATTAAAGATGAACGTTTCTCATGCAAACACAAGCTAAAGTTACAATTTTTAAGTctagaaaacagaaacaaacaCATAGGATGAGACCCAAAAGTTTGAAAGCTCCTCTGGTTCTTCCTCGGCAATCAAAcagaagggaaagaaaagacatgaaaaaGTAATACTTTCCCATTTAAACAAACATAAAcgtataaaaagatatatttagagagagagagggagagagaaaaaatgcaACAAGTCAAGTTCACAACCACTAAAGCTCAATAATTtaaacgaaaaagaaaaggaaaaggatcaCAGAAATCGTCCCAAAACCCACCAGACTATGCATGTGAGAGAAAGAGTGAGCTTACACAGTTAAGAGCCTTCATTTTGCTGGATCAAAAATGAGAAGCAGCGCGGTGTCAGAAAGAGAAGATGCCCCAGAAAAgatggaaagaaaaggaggagaccctatttttatttcttggtgATAAATGTAAATGAACATGAAAAAGAAGAGCTCTGTAGTTGGGTAAATCTAAGAGTCTCAAGGAAAGTTGATGAGAGAAAGTAAAGCAGAAAAGGCAAAAAGAAGCCAAAACCcaccaaaaacaaacattttgtCAAACTCCCTAACATCTTCCTTCCACGAACGACACCATAATTGCTAAGCCAAAGCAAGGTAGGACACAGGAGCAGAGAGAGTACTTGGTGAGAGACACAGATTGTGGAAAAGGCAAGAACACGGACATGCTAGAGAGGGAGGAGAGAATGTAGGGAGAGTGGGGAAGTGTGTAACTTACAATAAGTTAGTTCTCCATCGTAAAATAAGTTATTcttgaaaaggagagaaagtgcactgaaaatatattaaattaatactttttaaaatattctttaataatattaatattataatagtaaaaataaaattatttcttaaaaattactatataccatattattaaatatacacTAAAAAAGACTTTAAAGGAGGAAATATTGATcctattattaaaagaaaattgataaaacctatatcaatcaacttaaaaattattattttttatttatttctttcatgtATTAATAATATGTAATAGTTATTGTAAGAATTTTACTATATCTCCTCCAAGATGCTCTATGATTTgcaacatttaattttatttgtttgttttttattgggtcATGATTAATGCCTTGTGGTGAAATCATGCCCAAGcccatatgatttttctttatattaattagCATTAGCATGCCAAATAtccaaaattaatgaaatcatatAATACTGCACAATGAAGATTCctataatattttaatcttgaaaagCTAGGACTAATCATGACTGAATTAATTAATCCATaatcataacaaataaaaataaaataaaataaaataaaaagtttcttcaTATAACTATCAAGTATTTCAACCACACCCTTATATTAAAccattaaaatatgataaatcaaCATCAAGTGTACTGTATAGCTTTTCAGCTCCATAAAGCATCATTCAATTATGTTTATAATAGTtgttataatgataaaaatttgagattaaaaaatttatttttttgtatagttttaaattcaaaatatgtagaaatttatataattattaattttaggagttatgagattagtcgaggtgggCGCAAACTGACTTAGAcaccaatattaattaaaaaaacaaaagaaaaaaacttatataattagacCAGAATATGTGTTTGAAAGAAGCAATCGCTAAGGAGATATGCCTAGAACGAAACATGCACTACGCATCTGACAGACATGTTACCAACTTGTATGTCTTTATACGCACTCTTTGGGCTCTACCATACTTGAGAAGCCATTTCTTCGCGGGGATGCCTGCAGCTGGGCCTTCGAAATCAATTAACGCTTCCATCCAAAGGGTTTCTGAGTGCTCAGACACAGCTCGCACACTTTGTGGAACAGGTACGCTACAAGTTACATCTTTGGCAACAAAAGGGGCATTGATACCGGTGTCTGATTATTGTGTTAGAGGAGGAGAAAAGGTTGCTAGCAGAGAATTTGAGGGCTTGATTCGGCAGTTTGAGTAATGGCCGCGGATCCATCTTCTTCGTACAAATTGAATGCtgctttcttaatttgatagTGAAATGCAGCAGATGGGGTGAGGATTGCTTTCGTTTACTTGGATTGAAGATCAGACACACATGGGACATGATCATGTCTTTGTtggtaatgatgatgatgtgaaCCAGGAGCATACGATGCTGGTTTTGCACTGGAGTTGTGTTCTGTATGATGGCTAAAGAATTCAGATTTTGATTCATGGTGGTATATTGTGAGTGATATAATTCTTATTTTctgataataaattttaattaaatatatctttGCAGAAATAGTTATAAAATCAGACCCCACACATAATCTAGCCTAAAGCAAGCTCAGGTTGAGTTGATGAATCcaagttcaaattattattattattttttcatgttaaaacgATACTGTTTTGGAAAATATAAAGAACTGGGTTTAGTTTAACACTTGTGCGATGATGGTTGGTGTTTAATTTGTTCCTTTGGCTTTATTTGTTGGCTCTAACTGGGTTTAGTTTATCATATCGTGACGGGTGTCATGACTAACTTGTGCTGCGAAACGACGGCGCGTGAAGCGTTTGTGAAAGGGTTCAgcaggttgtcaattccgttccgttccgTCCGGAAtagccgaaacattccataccaatttaaaaaacggaacaaaacggaacaaatttcatctcattttaaatcttgatCCATTCCGGATTTTTtggctaaattccgcccgaaacgttccggttccattccacatgttccgttccgctcttgaaaagccattgaatcaaattgaaccttattcaatttaattaattaaaccacccaattataaaaagctcttttttattactatttgctataacaatgatattaataataatattgaaaattattattactattttcattaacaatgatattaattttttaaaattagatttgtcACTAATATacatggtttatattcatgttgtttttttcatgtttatattttgtaggaatttaagcaaaacaagggatgctttagatttcattagccttaataacattgacctaactttatatttaaaatatttgtgttaaaacattttactttcataatattttgatattttgtttaagttgaattactttaagttaaagatctatttattcttaactatttagaaatattttaaattttaaaattatatttgtttgacattgtgtttgtattgcataatttataattaatttatcttgaatttgaattatgtttgttgaatatatatatatatatatatatatatatatatatatatatatatgaacagtacaaccccgaaacggcacgtCGAAatactccgaaactgaaacatttcgttccaaataaaaaaacaaaacacctaccgaaacggaattgac is part of the Populus nigra chromosome 8, ddPopNigr1.1, whole genome shotgun sequence genome and harbors:
- the LOC133701058 gene encoding uncharacterized protein LOC133701058 isoform X2 translates to MQRLNAWKLIEAMQKSDECKDRCRPSGSVALPQGIVNEKSNYKMQPLWGSSLNDDNPQPSASLLAIAVGIKQKEIVDRIVTKFPLSDFVVMLFHYDGVVDKWRDLSWSDSAIHVSAVNQTKWWFAKRFLHPDIVAEYNYIFLWDEDLGVENFNPSRYLSIVKEEGLEVSQPALDPARSTIHNPITSRTRNSRVHRKILKLKGNGRCYNNSTLPPCTGWVEMMAPVFSKAAWRCTWYMIQNDLIHAWGLDRKLGHCAQGDWTKNVGVVDAEYVDHLGLSTLGVFNGSEVLPSESKEVDKRPQVRTQSYVEMNIFHKRWEDAVNEDRCWVDPYQQFANQTRY
- the LOC133701058 gene encoding uncharacterized protein LOC133701058 isoform X1 gives rise to the protein MKALNCASAPPDPKKGSCLCSLLIAVSMICSIYFVGSAFVGKQYKERLNAWKLIEAMQKSDECKDRCRPSGSVALPQGIVNEKSNYKMQPLWGSSLNDDNPQPSASLLAIAVGIKQKEIVDRIVTKFPLSDFVVMLFHYDGVVDKWRDLSWSDSAIHVSAVNQTKWWFAKRFLHPDIVAEYNYIFLWDEDLGVENFNPSRYLSIVKEEGLEVSQPALDPARSTIHNPITSRTRNSRVHRKILKLKGNGRCYNNSTLPPCTGWVEMMAPVFSKAAWRCTWYMIQNDLIHAWGLDRKLGHCAQGDWTKNVGVVDAEYVDHLGLSTLGVFNGSEVLPSESKEVDKRPQVRTQSYVEMNIFHKRWEDAVNEDRCWVDPYQQFANQTRY